A window from Manis javanica isolate MJ-LG chromosome 10, MJ_LKY, whole genome shotgun sequence encodes these proteins:
- the TNS2 gene encoding tensin-2 isoform X10 — protein MGWPGGFPCCCPAPPRPRPAGRPPQPRKAEPHSFREKVFRKKTPVCAVCKVTIDGTGVSCRVCKVATHRKCEAKVTSSCQALPPAELRRNTAPVRRIEHLGSTKSLNHSKQRSTLPRSFSLDPLMERRWDLDLTYVTERILAAAFPARPDEQTHRGHLRELAHVLQSKHRDKYLLFNLSEKRHDLARLNPKVQDFGWPELHSPPLDKLCSICKAMETWLSADSQHVVVLYCKGSKGKLGVIVSAYMHYSKISAGADQALATLTMRKFCEDKVAAELQPSQRRYISYFSGLLSGSIRMNSSPLFLHYVLMPVLPAFEPGTGFQPFLKIYQSMQLVYTSGIYHIASSGPQQLCISLEPALLLKGDVMVTCYHKGGRGTDRTLVFRVQFHTCTIHGPRLTFPKDQLDEAWTDERFPFQPAVEFVFSSSPEKIKGNTPRNDTSVSVDYNTSEPAVRWDSYENFNQHHEDSMDGSLTHTRGPLDGSPYAQVQRVPRQTPPAPSPEPPPPPMLSVSSDSGHSSTLTTEPAAESPGRPPPTAAERQELDRLLGGCGVASGSREAGRETAILDDEEQPPAGGGPHLGTYSGHRPGLSRHCSCRQGYREPGGVPNGGYYQPEGTLERRRLAYGGYEGSSQGYAEASMEKRRLCRSLSEGPYPYPPELGKPASGDFGYRSPGYREVVILEDPGLPALCSCPACEEKLALPTAALYGLRLERETGEGWASEAGKPLLHPVRPGHPLPLLVPACGHHHALMPEYSCLKPPKAGEEGHEGCSYAMCPEGRYGHPGYPALVTYGYGGVVPSYCPAYGRVPHSCGSPGEGRGYTSSGAHSPRAGSISPGSPPYPQSRKLSYEIPAEEGGDRYPLPGHLAPAGPLASAESPEPAAWREGPSGHSTLPRSPRNVQCSASSELSGPSTPLHTSSPVQGKESAQRQDTRSPSSVPTQRLSPGDVLPPVSQGGSEKAPELPARSGLGPPAPRLFLASPPSSPSDWPQARSPGGPSDSASPRGPVPTTLPGLRHATWQGLRDPPDSPDGSPLTPVPTQMPWLVASPEPPQSSPTPAFPLAASYINGPTQPPLPEKRHLLGPGQQSGPWDSEQASPPARGTSHHVTFAPLLPDNTQQPPEAPMQESQSNVKFVQDTSKFWYKPHLSRDQAIALLKDKDPGAFLIRDSHSFQGAYGLALKVATPPPSAQPWKGDPLEQLVRHFLIETGPKGVKIKGCPSEPYFGSLSALVSQHSINPLSLPCCLHIPSKDPLEETPEASVPTNMSTAADLLRQGAACSVLYLTSVETESLTGPQAVAKASSAALSCSPRPTPAVVHFKVSAQGITLTDNQRKLFFRRHYPVSSITFSSIDPQDRRWTNPDGTTSKIFGFVAKKPGSPWENVCHLFAELDPDQPAGAIVTFITKVLLGQRK, from the exons ATGGGCTGGCCCGGGGGCTTCCCCTGCTGctgccccgccccgccgcgcccccgccccgccggGCGCCCCCCGCAG CCTAGGAAAGCTGAGCCACATAGCTTCAGGGAGAAGGTTTTCCGGAAAAAAACACCAGTTTGTGCAGTGTGTAAGGTGACCATCGATGGGACAGGCGTCTCATGTAGAG TCTGCAAGGTGGCGACACACAGAAAATGTGAAGCAAAG GTGACTTCATCTTGTCAGGCCCTGCCTCCTGCAGAGCTG CGGAGAAACACAGCCCCTGTAAGGCGCATAGAGCACCTG GGATCCACCAAGTCTCTGAACCACTCAAAGCAGCGCAGCACTCTGCCCAG gagctTCAGCCTGGACCCGCTCATGGAGCGCCGCTGGGACTTGGACCTCACCTACGTGACGGAGCGCATCCTGGCCGCCGCCTTCCCCGCACGGCCCGACGAGCAGACACACCGGGGCCACCTGCGCGAGCTGGCTCACGTGCTGCAATCCAAGCACCGCGACAAGTACCTG CTCTTCAACCTTTCGGAAAAGAGACATGACCTGGCCCGCCTGAACCCCAAG GTCCAGGACTTTGGCTGGCCTGAGCTGCATTCACCCCCACTGGACAAGCTGTGCTCCATCTGCAAAGCTATGGAGACGTGGCTCAGTGCTGACTCACAGCACGTAGTTGTACTGTACTGCAAG GGGAGCAAGGGCAAGCTCGGGGTCATTGTCTCTGCCTACATGCACTACAGCAAGATCTCTGCAGG GGCAGACCAGGCACTGGCTACTCTCACCATGAGGAAGTTCTGTGAGGACAAGGTGGCAGCAGAACTGCAGCCCTCCCAGCGCCG ATATATCAGCTACTTCAGTGGTCTGCTGTCTGGATCCATCAGAATGAACAGCAGCCCTCTCTTCCTGCACTATGTGCTCATGCCTGTGCTGCCAGCCTTTGAACCTGGCACTG GCTTCCAGCCCTTCCTCAAGATCTACCAGTCCATGCAGCTCGTCTACACATCTGGAATCTA TCACATTGCCAGCTCTGGGCCCCAGCAGCTTTGCATCAGCCTAGAGCCAGCCCTCCTCCTCAAAGGCGATGTCATG GTGACATGCTATCACAAGGGTGGCCGGGGGACAGACCGGACCCTTGTGTTCCGAGTCCAGTTCCACACGTGCACTATCCATGGACCACGGCTTACCTTCCCCAAGGACCAGCTGGATGAGGCCTGGACTG ATGAAAGGTTCCCCTTCCAACCTGCAGTGGAGTTCGTCTTTTCCTCCAGCCCTGAGAAGATCAAAG GTAATACCCCGCGGAACGACACCTCAGTCTCTGTGGACTACAACACCTCAGAGCCCGCTGTGCGCTGGGACTCCTACGAGAACTTCAACCAGCACCATGAGGACAGCATGGATG GCTCCCTGACCCACACCCGGGGACCCCTGGATGGCAGTCCTTATGCCCAGGTGCAGCGGGTCCCCCGCCAGACCCCACCGGCACCCTCTCCAGAGCCGCCTCCACCCCCCATGCTCTCTGTCAGCAGCGACTCTGGCCATTCATCCACACTGACTACGGAGCCAGCTGCCGAGTCCCCTGGCCGGCCACCCCCGACGGCTGCTGAACGGCAGGAGCTAGATCGCCTCCTGGGAGGCTGTGGAGTGGCCAGTGGGAGCCGAGAAGCTGGGCGTGAGACGGCCATCCTAGATGATGAAGAGCAGCCCCCCGCGGGTGGAGGCCCCCACCTTGGGACGTATTCTGGCCACAGACCCGGCCTCAGCCGCCACTGCTCCTGCCGCCAGGGCTACCGGGAGCCCGGCGGGGTCCCCAATGGGGGCTACTACCAGCCAGAGGGAACCCTGGAGAGGCGGCGGCTGGCTTATGGGGGCTACGAAGGGTCCTCCCAGGGCTATGCCGAGGCCTCTATGGAGAAGCGGCGCCTCTGCCGATCACTGTCAGAGGGGCCGTACCCCTACCCACCTGAGCTAGGGAAACCGGCCAGTGGGGACTTTGGATACCGCTCCCCAGGCTACCGGGAGGTGGTGATCCTGGAGGAccctgggctccctgccctgTGCTCATGCCCTGCTTGTGAGGAGAAGCTGGCACTGCCCACGGCAGCCCTATATGGGCTGCGGCTGGAGAGGGAAACTGGAGAGGGGTGGGCGAGTGAGGCTGGTAAGCCTCTCCTGCACCCAGTGCGACCTGGGCACCCACTGCCCCTGCTGGTGCCTGCCTGTGGGCACCACCATGCCCTGATGCCTGAATACAGCTGCCTAAAGCCACCCAAGGCAGGCGAGGAAGGGCATGAGGGCTGCTCCTATGCCATGTGCCCCGAGGGCAGGTATGGGCATCCAGGATATCCTGCCCTGGTGACATATGGCTATGGAGGAGTAGTTCCCAGTTACTGCCCCGCATATGGCCGGGTGCCCCACAGCTGTGGATCTCCAGGTGAGGGTAGAGGGTATACCAGCTCTGGTGCCCACTCCCCACGGGCTGGCTCCATTTCCCCGGGCAGCCCACCCTACCCACAATCCAGGAAGCTGAGCTACGAGATCCctgcagaggagggaggggacaggTATCCACTTCCCGGGCACCTGGCCCCAGCAGGACCCTTGGCATCTGCAG AGTCACCAGAGCCAGCAGCCTGGAGGGAGGGCCCCAGTGGACACAGCACCCTGCCTCGGTCTCCCCGCAATGTGCAGTGCAGTGCCTCTTCTGAGTTGTCTGGTCCCTCCACACCCCTCCACACCAGCAGTCCAGTCCAGGGCAAGGAGAG TGCCCAACGGCAGGACACCAGGTCCCCCAGCTCGGTGCCCACTCAGAGACTGAGTCCTGGCGATGTCTTACCACCTGTTTCCCAGGGAGGCAGTGAAAAGGCTCCTGAGCTGCCAGCAAGAAGTGGGCTTGGGCCTCCAGCCCCTAGACTCTTCTTAGCCTCCCCTCCCAGCTCACCCAGCGACTGGCCTCAAGCAAGAAGCCCAGGGGGCCCCTCAGACAGTGCCAGTCCACGGGGCCCCGTACCCACCACGCTGCCCGGCCTCCGCCATGCCACCTGGCAGGGACTTCGAGATCCCCCAGACAGCCCAGATGGCTCCCCACTCACTCCTGTGCCTACCCAGATGCCCTGGCTTGTGGCCAGCCCTGAGCCTCCTCAGAGCTCACCCACACCTGCATTCCCCCTGGCTGCATCCTACATCAatggccccacccagcccccactcCCTGAGAAACGCCACCTGCTGGGGCCTGGGCAACAGTCAGGACCCTGGGACTCAGAGCAGGCATCACCACCAGCCAGAGGCACCAGCCACCATGTCACCTTTGCACCTCTGCTCCCAGATAACACCCAGCAACCCCCAG AGGCCCCTATGCAAGAAAGCCAGAGCAATGTCAAGTTTGTCCAGGATACGTCCAAGTTCTGGTATAAGCCACACCTGTCCCGTGACCAAG CCATTGCCCTGCTGAAGGACAAGGACCCTGGGGCCTTCCTGATCAGGGACAGTCATTCATTCCAAGGAGCCTATGGGCTGGCCCTCAAGGTGGCTACACCACCACCCAGTGCCCAGCCCTGGAAAG GAGACCCCTTGGAACAGCTGGTCCGCCATTTTCTTATTGAGACTGGGCCCAAAGGGGTGAAGATCAAGGGCTGTCCCAGCGAGCCCTACTTTG GCAGTCTGTCTGCCCTGGTCTCCCAGCACTCCATCAAccccctgtccctgccctgctgcctgcaCATTCCCAGCAAAG ATCCTCTGGAGGAGACCCCAGAGGCCTCAGTGCCCACCAACATGAGCACAGCAGCAGACCTCCTACGTCAGGGCGCTG CCTGCAGTGTGCTCTACCTGACCTCCGTAGAGACGGAGTCACTGACGGGCCCCCAGGCAGTGGCCAAGGCCAGCTCTGCAGCTCTGAGCTGCAGCCCCCGCCCGACACCAGCTGTGGTCCACTTCAAGGTCTCAGCCCAGGGCATCACACTGACAGACAACCAAAGGAA GCTCTTCTTTCGCCGCCATTACCCAGTGAGCAGCATCACGTTCTCCAGCATCGACCCTCAGGACCGGAG ATGGACCAACCCTGATGGCACCACCTCCAA GATCTTTGGTTTTGTGGCCAAGAAGCCAGGAAGCCCCTGGGAGAATGTGTGTCACCTCTTTGCTGAGCTTGACCCAGATCAGCCTGCAGGTGCCATCGTCACCTTCATCACCAAAGTTCTACTGGGCCAGAGAAAATGA
- the TNS2 gene encoding tensin-2 isoform X9 — protein MKSSGPVERLLRALGRRDSSRATSRPRKAEPHSFREKVFRKKTPVCAVCKVTIDGTGVSCRVCKVATHRKCEAKVTSSCQALPPAELRRNTAPVRRIEHLGSTKSLNHSKQRSTLPRSFSLDPLMERRWDLDLTYVTERILAAAFPARPDEQTHRGHLRELAHVLQSKHRDKYLLFNLSEKRHDLARLNPKVQDFGWPELHSPPLDKLCSICKAMETWLSADSQHVVVLYCKGSKGKLGVIVSAYMHYSKISAGADQALATLTMRKFCEDKVAAELQPSQRRYISYFSGLLSGSIRMNSSPLFLHYVLMPVLPAFEPGTGFQPFLKIYQSMQLVYTSGIYHIASSGPQQLCISLEPALLLKGDVMVTCYHKGGRGTDRTLVFRVQFHTCTIHGPRLTFPKDQLDEAWTDERFPFQPAVEFVFSSSPEKIKGNTPRNDTSVSVDYNTSEPAVRWDSYENFNQHHEDSMDGSLTHTRGPLDGSPYAQVQRVPRQTPPAPSPEPPPPPMLSVSSDSGHSSTLTTEPAAESPGRPPPTAAERQELDRLLGGCGVASGSREAGRETAILDDEEQPPAGGGPHLGTYSGHRPGLSRHCSCRQGYREPGGVPNGGYYQPEGTLERRRLAYGGYEGSSQGYAEASMEKRRLCRSLSEGPYPYPPELGKPASGDFGYRSPGYREVVILEDPGLPALCSCPACEEKLALPTAALYGLRLERETGEGWASEAGKPLLHPVRPGHPLPLLVPACGHHHALMPEYSCLKPPKAGEEGHEGCSYAMCPEGRYGHPGYPALVTYGYGGVVPSYCPAYGRVPHSCGSPGEGRGYTSSGAHSPRAGSISPGSPPYPQSRKLSYEIPAEEGGDRYPLPGHLAPAGPLASAESPEPAAWREGPSGHSTLPRSPRNVQCSASSELSGPSTPLHTSSPVQGKESAQRQDTRSPSSVPTQRLSPGDVLPPVSQGGSEKAPELPARSGLGPPAPRLFLASPPSSPSDWPQARSPGGPSDSASPRGPVPTTLPGLRHATWQGLRDPPDSPDGSPLTPVPTQMPWLVASPEPPQSSPTPAFPLAASYINGPTQPPLPEKRHLLGPGQQSGPWDSEQASPPARGTSHHVTFAPLLPDNTQQPPEAPMQESQSNVKFVQDTSKFWYKPHLSRDQAIALLKDKDPGAFLIRDSHSFQGAYGLALKVATPPPSAQPWKGDPLEQLVRHFLIETGPKGVKIKGCPSEPYFGSLSALVSQHSINPLSLPCCLHIPSKDPLEETPEASVPTNMSTAADLLRQGAACSVLYLTSVETESLTGPQAVAKASSAALSCSPRPTPAVVHFKVSAQGITLTDNQRKLFFRRHYPVSSITFSSIDPQDRRWTNPDGTTSKIFGFVAKKPGSPWENVCHLFAELDPDQPAGAIVTFITKVLLGQRK, from the exons ATGAAGTCCAGCGGCCCCGTGGAGCGGCTGCTCAgagccctggggaggagggacagCAGCCGGGCCACAAGCAGG CCTAGGAAAGCTGAGCCACATAGCTTCAGGGAGAAGGTTTTCCGGAAAAAAACACCAGTTTGTGCAGTGTGTAAGGTGACCATCGATGGGACAGGCGTCTCATGTAGAG TCTGCAAGGTGGCGACACACAGAAAATGTGAAGCAAAG GTGACTTCATCTTGTCAGGCCCTGCCTCCTGCAGAGCTG CGGAGAAACACAGCCCCTGTAAGGCGCATAGAGCACCTG GGATCCACCAAGTCTCTGAACCACTCAAAGCAGCGCAGCACTCTGCCCAG gagctTCAGCCTGGACCCGCTCATGGAGCGCCGCTGGGACTTGGACCTCACCTACGTGACGGAGCGCATCCTGGCCGCCGCCTTCCCCGCACGGCCCGACGAGCAGACACACCGGGGCCACCTGCGCGAGCTGGCTCACGTGCTGCAATCCAAGCACCGCGACAAGTACCTG CTCTTCAACCTTTCGGAAAAGAGACATGACCTGGCCCGCCTGAACCCCAAG GTCCAGGACTTTGGCTGGCCTGAGCTGCATTCACCCCCACTGGACAAGCTGTGCTCCATCTGCAAAGCTATGGAGACGTGGCTCAGTGCTGACTCACAGCACGTAGTTGTACTGTACTGCAAG GGGAGCAAGGGCAAGCTCGGGGTCATTGTCTCTGCCTACATGCACTACAGCAAGATCTCTGCAGG GGCAGACCAGGCACTGGCTACTCTCACCATGAGGAAGTTCTGTGAGGACAAGGTGGCAGCAGAACTGCAGCCCTCCCAGCGCCG ATATATCAGCTACTTCAGTGGTCTGCTGTCTGGATCCATCAGAATGAACAGCAGCCCTCTCTTCCTGCACTATGTGCTCATGCCTGTGCTGCCAGCCTTTGAACCTGGCACTG GCTTCCAGCCCTTCCTCAAGATCTACCAGTCCATGCAGCTCGTCTACACATCTGGAATCTA TCACATTGCCAGCTCTGGGCCCCAGCAGCTTTGCATCAGCCTAGAGCCAGCCCTCCTCCTCAAAGGCGATGTCATG GTGACATGCTATCACAAGGGTGGCCGGGGGACAGACCGGACCCTTGTGTTCCGAGTCCAGTTCCACACGTGCACTATCCATGGACCACGGCTTACCTTCCCCAAGGACCAGCTGGATGAGGCCTGGACTG ATGAAAGGTTCCCCTTCCAACCTGCAGTGGAGTTCGTCTTTTCCTCCAGCCCTGAGAAGATCAAAG GTAATACCCCGCGGAACGACACCTCAGTCTCTGTGGACTACAACACCTCAGAGCCCGCTGTGCGCTGGGACTCCTACGAGAACTTCAACCAGCACCATGAGGACAGCATGGATG GCTCCCTGACCCACACCCGGGGACCCCTGGATGGCAGTCCTTATGCCCAGGTGCAGCGGGTCCCCCGCCAGACCCCACCGGCACCCTCTCCAGAGCCGCCTCCACCCCCCATGCTCTCTGTCAGCAGCGACTCTGGCCATTCATCCACACTGACTACGGAGCCAGCTGCCGAGTCCCCTGGCCGGCCACCCCCGACGGCTGCTGAACGGCAGGAGCTAGATCGCCTCCTGGGAGGCTGTGGAGTGGCCAGTGGGAGCCGAGAAGCTGGGCGTGAGACGGCCATCCTAGATGATGAAGAGCAGCCCCCCGCGGGTGGAGGCCCCCACCTTGGGACGTATTCTGGCCACAGACCCGGCCTCAGCCGCCACTGCTCCTGCCGCCAGGGCTACCGGGAGCCCGGCGGGGTCCCCAATGGGGGCTACTACCAGCCAGAGGGAACCCTGGAGAGGCGGCGGCTGGCTTATGGGGGCTACGAAGGGTCCTCCCAGGGCTATGCCGAGGCCTCTATGGAGAAGCGGCGCCTCTGCCGATCACTGTCAGAGGGGCCGTACCCCTACCCACCTGAGCTAGGGAAACCGGCCAGTGGGGACTTTGGATACCGCTCCCCAGGCTACCGGGAGGTGGTGATCCTGGAGGAccctgggctccctgccctgTGCTCATGCCCTGCTTGTGAGGAGAAGCTGGCACTGCCCACGGCAGCCCTATATGGGCTGCGGCTGGAGAGGGAAACTGGAGAGGGGTGGGCGAGTGAGGCTGGTAAGCCTCTCCTGCACCCAGTGCGACCTGGGCACCCACTGCCCCTGCTGGTGCCTGCCTGTGGGCACCACCATGCCCTGATGCCTGAATACAGCTGCCTAAAGCCACCCAAGGCAGGCGAGGAAGGGCATGAGGGCTGCTCCTATGCCATGTGCCCCGAGGGCAGGTATGGGCATCCAGGATATCCTGCCCTGGTGACATATGGCTATGGAGGAGTAGTTCCCAGTTACTGCCCCGCATATGGCCGGGTGCCCCACAGCTGTGGATCTCCAGGTGAGGGTAGAGGGTATACCAGCTCTGGTGCCCACTCCCCACGGGCTGGCTCCATTTCCCCGGGCAGCCCACCCTACCCACAATCCAGGAAGCTGAGCTACGAGATCCctgcagaggagggaggggacaggTATCCACTTCCCGGGCACCTGGCCCCAGCAGGACCCTTGGCATCTGCAG AGTCACCAGAGCCAGCAGCCTGGAGGGAGGGCCCCAGTGGACACAGCACCCTGCCTCGGTCTCCCCGCAATGTGCAGTGCAGTGCCTCTTCTGAGTTGTCTGGTCCCTCCACACCCCTCCACACCAGCAGTCCAGTCCAGGGCAAGGAGAG TGCCCAACGGCAGGACACCAGGTCCCCCAGCTCGGTGCCCACTCAGAGACTGAGTCCTGGCGATGTCTTACCACCTGTTTCCCAGGGAGGCAGTGAAAAGGCTCCTGAGCTGCCAGCAAGAAGTGGGCTTGGGCCTCCAGCCCCTAGACTCTTCTTAGCCTCCCCTCCCAGCTCACCCAGCGACTGGCCTCAAGCAAGAAGCCCAGGGGGCCCCTCAGACAGTGCCAGTCCACGGGGCCCCGTACCCACCACGCTGCCCGGCCTCCGCCATGCCACCTGGCAGGGACTTCGAGATCCCCCAGACAGCCCAGATGGCTCCCCACTCACTCCTGTGCCTACCCAGATGCCCTGGCTTGTGGCCAGCCCTGAGCCTCCTCAGAGCTCACCCACACCTGCATTCCCCCTGGCTGCATCCTACATCAatggccccacccagcccccactcCCTGAGAAACGCCACCTGCTGGGGCCTGGGCAACAGTCAGGACCCTGGGACTCAGAGCAGGCATCACCACCAGCCAGAGGCACCAGCCACCATGTCACCTTTGCACCTCTGCTCCCAGATAACACCCAGCAACCCCCAG AGGCCCCTATGCAAGAAAGCCAGAGCAATGTCAAGTTTGTCCAGGATACGTCCAAGTTCTGGTATAAGCCACACCTGTCCCGTGACCAAG CCATTGCCCTGCTGAAGGACAAGGACCCTGGGGCCTTCCTGATCAGGGACAGTCATTCATTCCAAGGAGCCTATGGGCTGGCCCTCAAGGTGGCTACACCACCACCCAGTGCCCAGCCCTGGAAAG GAGACCCCTTGGAACAGCTGGTCCGCCATTTTCTTATTGAGACTGGGCCCAAAGGGGTGAAGATCAAGGGCTGTCCCAGCGAGCCCTACTTTG GCAGTCTGTCTGCCCTGGTCTCCCAGCACTCCATCAAccccctgtccctgccctgctgcctgcaCATTCCCAGCAAAG ATCCTCTGGAGGAGACCCCAGAGGCCTCAGTGCCCACCAACATGAGCACAGCAGCAGACCTCCTACGTCAGGGCGCTG CCTGCAGTGTGCTCTACCTGACCTCCGTAGAGACGGAGTCACTGACGGGCCCCCAGGCAGTGGCCAAGGCCAGCTCTGCAGCTCTGAGCTGCAGCCCCCGCCCGACACCAGCTGTGGTCCACTTCAAGGTCTCAGCCCAGGGCATCACACTGACAGACAACCAAAGGAA GCTCTTCTTTCGCCGCCATTACCCAGTGAGCAGCATCACGTTCTCCAGCATCGACCCTCAGGACCGGAG ATGGACCAACCCTGATGGCACCACCTCCAA GATCTTTGGTTTTGTGGCCAAGAAGCCAGGAAGCCCCTGGGAGAATGTGTGTCACCTCTTTGCTGAGCTTGACCCAGATCAGCCTGCAGGTGCCATCGTCACCTTCATCACCAAAGTTCTACTGGGCCAGAGAAAATGA